The Candidatus Methylomirabilota bacterium nucleotide sequence GAGGGGCAGCCCCGCATTGGCCCATGCCCCAAGCCCGCCCTTCAGGATCTTGACGTCCTTGAACCCCAGCTTCCTCAGGTCGCGCGCCATACTGGCGCTCGTGTGCTCGTCCATTCAGGTGCAGTAGGCGACCACCGGGCGCGTCATATCGAGGTCAAGGCTGGTTGCCCCGCCGCTCTTGAGGTCCTCGGGGGAGAGCCTGATCGAGCCATGGATCTTGATAGGATTCTGGTCGTACTGCTTTTGCTGGCGCGTGTCGAGGAGGACCGGCTCCTTGCCGCTCTCGAAAAGCTTGATGACCTCGGAGGGCCCCACGCGGTAGCGGTTCTTCTGCCAGCGGAGGCCGACCTGCGCCCCGTAGCCGCCGGCGGAGAGCAGGGTCACGCCGATGGTGACCCAGAACCACGGGAAGGGCTTGGGCGGCGGGTTCTTCACCTTCTCAGCCGCCTCGCCGAGCATGCGCTTCACATCCACGAGCCCGGGCTGGATCTTGTCCGCGTCCTCGAACTTCCGCTTGGCGCCCTTCCAGTCCTCGGTGAAGAAGTCGTGGAGCCCGGCGAACCACACCTGGTTGAACTTGCCCGGCTGGTTGAGCTTGACCGGCGTGCCGGCGACGAAGTTCTTCACCGTCTGGGCCGGAATGGCGAAGTTGAAGCCCTGGACGATGCTGCCCTCGGCTCCGGGCGCGACCGACACGAAGGTGAGGACGCCGACCAACTCGGCCTTGGCGTTGATGGCGGGCCCGCCCGAGTTGCCCCAGGCGGCTGACGCGTCGGTCTGGATGAACGGACGGTCGGCCTTGTCCTTCTTCAAGCCCGAGACGGCGCCAGTGGTCACCGAGGCGTCGAGGCTGGCGGACTCGTTCAGCAGCTCGTGCGTGAGGACCACCGCAGGGTATCCCAGGATGCGGATCGGATTGCCGATCTGGACCGTCGAGTCGGCCAGCGCCAGCACTGGGTAGTTACCGTCGGGCACCTTGAGGAGCGCGAGGTCACGGCCAGACGGGGCGCCGACCTCCGCGCTG carries:
- a CDS encoding rhodanese-like domain-containing protein, with the protein product MARDLRKLGFKDVKILKGGLGAWANAGLPLETRTDISAVGQEMYKALLSGS
- a CDS encoding trypsin-like peptidase domain-containing protein; translated protein: MIRRFTFSLALGLLIGAGGALPAHAQQGLSVEETNLRAKPATVLIISEVSAEVTLNCGGGSETVKPAAFRETGTGWFIDPTGWVITNGHVVQPAHETPRWLVNQMAQRAVTTACLGAALKSAGLLPGDKPEDEDRLKRRLLDKVLPTVKVTINPQVSVKLSSGMRLKAEVRKYAPPASAEVGAPSGRDLALLKVPDGNYPVLALADSTVQIGNPIRILGYPAVVLTHELLNESASLDASVTTGAVSGLKKDKADRPFIQTDASAAWGNSGGPAINAKAELVGVLTFVSVAPGAEGSIVQGFNFAIPAQTVKNFVAGTPVKLNQPGKFNQVWFAGLHDFFTEDWKGAKRKFEDADKIQPGLVDVKRMLGEAAEKVKNPPPKPFPWFWVTIGVTLLSAGGYGAQVGLRWQKNRYRVGPSEVIKLFESGKEPVLLDTRQQKQYDQNPIKIHGSIRLSPEDLKSGGATSLDLDMTRPVVAYCT